From a single Entelurus aequoreus isolate RoL-2023_Sb linkage group LG12, RoL_Eaeq_v1.1, whole genome shotgun sequence genomic region:
- the LOC133662332 gene encoding uncharacterized protein LOC133662332: MDEDLKISQYSAKKYSMSVVSDVKDCKGHFKEGALHSPSTTDGPSVKPYSSTRRANYKIQQGAVFSGNILSFGCSVCKDDSTYSPNDLLKHFQAVHNGMLPTYPCDLCCFVTHEFAVLQRHRIEHKNTLVTCELCSDDVQYSLLLLTRHYIMCHSRNGKFHCDWCEFTTVDAGTFVQHIHHHNESTWKCSKCRHVSLNEADYQKHLKVHKKTVPCICQICGYRATTINHLKGHTSTSHKEALERTNHRKTSQDSATTVHSSPTRISKLCGLNGNSTNKPEIVAGSPWTGDNNNCGKASFTAEKPTHAMLQQNESSTSSDCGSPTRPNALTVLRVKNKISLPPNCTTKMMGFKMVDGKKHIVLKVIPTAKQDMPSQDNSSVESLDTSVVHSAFDKSEVSAGKTSASHSSAILPISGSSIPTEDIVAVKVKVEDEEASVCPFDPPLHGEYAGKQSSFTVNGSSTSNHEASYPTSNNVNHVGSPNSQRKTACSDIHILDGKSTSCTISRSGFKASDTCAGKFSDSPSNVSQELLNDKPTCIHADNSGGADESGIPQTGNDTFVEERKDTSSDITVHSDQCAPSTVSTRTKYCNQNCAKQLANLAMPSETSSSAILESGSLAQNSLNHKVFDFHNYSKEACSTSITSRLRSGSMSEATAEQEINSRSSHFSSSSAGSSATLEDGHFGEDADDSPFGDENSELVLKDFNVIKIEEEIIPISSGTKARSSTLGEFEGLDEEQDEPFVRNDSSEQTQATPRIVHMQECQQKVQMNDQCAMPKQLGATAGFKLITNCVSPQINVSYMKSGLSTSNKSTGGTVPPKGKRIGTLMARVNERGTALISGVSPSPNHYLINSPILASAAPDNSTDKLAHTQSTCYLVPRSVPLVQAARSSALKLASAKLPLNLKSVLAMQPSHLQNGHQAFLLRYASQSKSRILVNNQEASQPHQTSEKNGNKVIFKIVSPTTGLFKGAPSTSSGHPIFLATTPPSHCFLMSSNKTNANASDSLQNTISEHNLSENTVKDVPAQLTAGVQPGEADKPILAPRPIRPPSQRKRRRKTLFDELPTTGHKARRLTNKVQTEKDSMVLWNPPAKAVERTLRLAPFSCRQEIKCPRRDQPVVVLNHPDADIPEVANIMKVVHRHGGAVAKVSLSQKTMDALSELSARRKGPRPMKGITRDQLKVLSENVSSSN; the protein is encoded by the coding sequence ATGGATGAAGACCTTAAAATATCTCAGTATTCTGCCAAGAAGTACAGCATGTCAGTTGTAAGCGATGTGAAGGACTGTAAAGGACATTTCAAGGAGGGAGCACTCCATAGTCCGAGCACTACAGATGGACCATCTGTCAAGCCATACAGTTCCACCAGGAGAGCCAATTACAAAATTCAGCAAGGAGCTGTTTTTTCTGGAAACATTTTGAGCTTTGGCTGCTCTGTGTGTAAAGATGATTCTACATACAGTCCTAATGATTTACTAAAACATTTCCAGGCGGTCCACAATGGGATGTTGCCTACTTACCCTTGTGATCTGTGTTGCTTTGTCACACATGAATTTGCTGTCCTTCAACGCCATCGCATTGAGCACAAGAACACTTTAGTCACATGTGAGCTCTGCTCTGATGATGTGCAATATTCTCTGCTGTTGCTAACGAGACATTACATCATGTGTCACAGTCGCAATGGAAAGTTTCACTGTGACTGGTGTGAGTTCACAACTGTGGATGCTGGGACGTTTGTCCAGCACATCCATCATCATAACGAGAGTACCTGGAAATGTTCCAAATGTAGACATGTTAGCCTGAATGAAGCGGATTACCAAAAGCATCTAAAAGTGCACAAGAAGACGGTTCCCTGCATTTGTCAAATCTGTGGATATCGCGCAACAACAATCAACCATCTTAAAGGACACACCTCCACTTCTCACAAGGAAGCCTTAGAGCGAACAAATCATCGGAAGACTTCACAAGATAGCGCCACTACTGTACATTCTTCTCCAACCAGGATATCAAAGTTATGTGGTCTTAACGGGAATAGTACAAACAAACCAGAGATTGTTGCTGGGTCACCATGGACAGGGGACAACAACAATTGTGGCAAAGCATCTTTTACCGCAGAGAAACCCACGCATGCAATGCTGCAGCAAAATGAGAGTTCAACAAGTTCAGACTGTGGATCTCCAACCCGTCCTAATGCTTTGACGGTATTAAGGGTGAAGAATAAGATATCTCTTCCCCCAAACTGTACGACAAAAATGATGGGATTTAAGATGGTTGATGGGAAAAAACATATAGTTCTCAAAGTAATACCAACAGCAAAGCAAGACATGCCCAGTCAAGACAATTCATCAGttgaaagtttggacacatcagTTGTACATTCTGCATTTGATAAAAGCGAAGTCTCGGCTGGTAAAACCTCAGCATCACATAGCTCGGCCATTTTACCAATAAGTGGATCTTCCATACCAACAGAAGACATTGTGGCAGTTAAAGTTAAGGTTGAGGATGAAGAAGCATCCGTTTGCCCGTTTGATCCTCCCCTTCACGGTGAATATGCAGGAAAACAAAgtagttttactgtaaatggttcTTCAACATCAAACCATGAAGCATCATACCCAACTTCAAATAATGTAAATCATGTCGGCAGCCCAAATTCCCAAAGAAAGACAGCTTGCTCCGACATACACATATTAGACGGTAAGTCAACTTCTTGCACTATATCGAGAAGTGGCTTCAAAGCCTCTGATACCTGTGCTGGCAAGTTCTCTGATAGTCCGTCAAATGTTTCTCAGGAGTTATTGAATGATAAACCAACTTGCATTCATGCTGATAATAGTGGAGGTGCGGATGAAAGTGGAATTCCTCAGACGGGGAATGATACATTTGTTGAGGAACGCAAAGACACCTCTTCCGATATTACAGTACATTCCGACCAATGTGCACCAAGCACTGTGAGTACCAGGACTAAATACTGTAATCAAAATTGTGCAAAGCAATTGGCAAATTTGGCTATGCCGTCAGAGACGTCGTCATCTGCAATATTGGAAAGTGGCTCGCTCGCACAAAATTCTCTAAACCACAAAGTATTCGATTTTCACAACTATTCCAAAGAAGCCTGTAGTACCTCAATCACCTCACGTCTGAGAAGTGGTAGCATGTCTGAAGCTACAGCAGAGCAAGAAATAAATAGCCGATCCTCTCATTTCAGTTCTAGCTCGGCTGGGTCTTCAGCAACTTTAGAGGATGGTCACTTTGGAGAAGATGCTGATGATTCACCATTTGGTGATGAAAACTCAGAGTTGGTGCTAAAAGATTTTAATGTTATAAAAATTGAGGAGGAAATCATTCCCATATCTTCTGGAACAAAGGCTAGATCATCCACTTTGGGCGAATTTGAGGGTCTCGATGAGGAACAAGATGAACCTTTTGTACGTAATGATTCCTCTGAACAAACACAAGCTACTCCACGAATTGTTCACATGCAAGAATGCCAGCAGAAAGTGCAAATGAATGATCAATGTGCCATGCCAAAGCAGCTTGGGGCCACTGCAGGTTTTAAGCTTATTACTAATTGTGTAAGTCCTCAAATCAATGTATCATATATGAAGTCTGGGCTTTCAACATCAAACAAATCTACTGGTGGGACGGTTCCCCCAAAAGGAAAAAGAATAGGAACGTTAATGGCAAGAGTTAATGAAAGAGGTACAGCACTCATTTCTGGTGTCAGCCCCTCTCCAAATCATTACCTCATCAATAGCCCCATCCTTGCCAGTGCAGCACCTGATAATTCCACAGACAAATTAGCTCACACTCAATCCACTTGCTACTTGGTTCCAAGGTCAGTTCCATTAGTTCAGGCCGCAAGAAGTTCGGCCCTCAAGCTGGCTAGTGCTAAACTCCCACTGAACCTCAAATCTGTCCTGGCCATGCAACCTAGTCATTTGCAAAACGGTCACCAAGCATTTTTGCTACGGTACGCCTCTCAGTCAAAGTCCAGAATACTTGTCAATAATCAAGAGGCGAGTCAACCACACCAAACCAGTGAAAAAAACGGAAACAAAGTTATATTTAAAATTGTCAGTCCAACAACTGGCCTTTTTAAAGGTGCCCCTTCCACATCAAGTGGTCACCCTATTTTTTTGGCCACCACACCGCCAAGTCATTGTTTTCTTATgtcttcaaacaaaacaaacgcaAATGCCTCAGACAGTCTACAAAACACCATCAGCGAGCACAATCTATCAGAGAACACTGTCAAGGACGTACCCGCTCAGTTGACTGCAGGGGTACAACCAGGTGAAGCAGACAAGCCAATACTAGCCCCAAGGCCAATTAGACCTCCGAGTCAAAGAAAAAGGCGCAGGAAAACATTATTTGATGAGCTTCCAACAACAGGGCATAAGGCAAGAAGGCTTACCAACAAAGTACAGACTGAGAAAGACTCTATGGTGTTGTGGAATCCTCCAGCAAAAGCAGTTGAAAGAACCTTAAGACTCGCCCCATTCAGCTGTCGACAGGAAATCAAATGCCCCCGTCGAGATCAACCTGTTGTGGTGCTCAATCATCCAGATGCTGACATTCCCGAAGTGGCCAACATTATGAAGGTAGTTCACAGACATGGGGGTGCTGTTGCAAAGGTATCGCTGTCTCAGAAAACAATGGACGCCCTATCTGAGCTTAGCGCTCGGAGGAAAGGACCTCGACCAATGAAAGGGATCACCCGAGACCAGTTGAAAGTCTTGTCCGAGAACGTTTCCTCCTCAAACTGA